A stretch of DNA from Sugiyamaella lignohabitans strain CBS 10342 chromosome B, complete sequence:
GCAACAAAAATTATGTCTGCTAATGCCACCACGAGGTTGAGCTTCTAATTAATTCCCTTGAACAGTCATGTCACTTTATGACACTGGACTGGCAATATCAGTTCTTTCATGATACCTGCAGTTGGCCCTTATATTTAACATTTCAATATAGATAGACGTACCACCGGCAGGCGCGTGCCATCTAGAAACATTCCAAATCTCTTGTTTTAGTCTGATCATACGAACCACAACATATGTCGCCGAAATTCAGTCTGTGACTGACCCCTTGTTACCCCTGACAGAACCTATTCTATACCTGGTGGTTAGGGCGGACGAGACATGGCACCCGCGTCAATGTAGCCGCCGTTCCACTGTCCCAGTATGCCAAGTTCACTGTAGATAGCGAGAGAGGAACACAAACCACCAGCTCCCATGGCAAAATGGCTTCATATTACCTGGCAATCATAGGTACAAAAGATTGCCCAATTTATGAGCTTGAATTTGGCTCTTATCGCCAGAGTGGTGATGGGATTTCCAAATTCCCGCCAGAGATCAAGGAACTGAGTCCATTTATTCTCCACAGTTCCCTGGAtattgttgaagatgtcCAGTGGACTACTAATTCTCTATATTTGAAGTCAGTGGATAACTTTTATAGCTACATGGTTTCGGCCTTTGTAACCCCTGGAAGTAAGTACACTATATCAGGAGCTAATTTAGGTGTTGGCCCCAAGTTTCGGTTAGAAGAGCCTGCAGACTAACCAGTTAGACATTAAAATGATGCTTCTCcatgaaatgaaaaatgaaGACGCGATTCGACAATTTTTCAACGATGTTTATGATCTTTATGTAAAGACATTATTGTCacctttttattttgtcaaCCAGCCGATCACGAGTCCTATATTTGACCAAAGAGTCAAGCAGTTGGCTaagaaatatttataatatatgCACATCATCTTTTATTAACCTACCACACACAAAATTTTGCATCTTCTGACAACTTCTACTTGTTGATCAAGTGAGGGCATTAATCAAGCAAGGGAATTGATTAAGCAGGTCATATCATTAAAATATagataaatataatatacaaGGGGGTCGTTATTAAGTAGTCGTTACTCATCAAAGTGGCATATGACATGGCACAGGTCATTAGAGATTAAGATTCAAGTCGCGAGATAGCACGAAGAATATCATGAGGGGAGACTGGCGTACGTAAACTAGACTCAGAACGGTCTGCGTCAGAATTGGCTTCAGGAATGGTCAGTACTAATTGAGTACTGTTATTGTTCGCATAAGTgatagctgctgcttcggaGAGTTTCTTCATAGTCttatcaataaatattgatGCGGCCTTGGTTATAGACTCAATTTTATGAACTCCATCGCGAAGCTGTGTGACACCAACCTCAACATTTGGAAGGTTCTCACGGAAAGACCTCAGTTGAATAGATGGTTCGAGAACGGGGGTGCTACTGGATTTATACTCTAAAAACAGCCGTCGAGTCTGATCATCTAGCGTATTTAAAATGTTATCATCGATGAGGTTGTCTAACCTTTCTTTAGAGAGCCTGGACTTGCCCACCGACTGTAAATTCCTCtccagttcttctttctcccGCTCCAACTCTTCAAGACGTTTTTGAAAAGCCGTTAGATTATTTTGCGCAGTAACATTAAGGGAATTGGGTATGCGCTTCACATTTGCTTGGCCTGCATTTTCAGGTCGCGAGTGCCAGTCGATAGATATTTTTCCATCAACGAGGTTTTTCACCACTTCTTCCTCGAATATTTGCCGTGCAATTGTCAAAGCAGTCAGCTCCTCTGATGTGGACTTCGTAGACTGGTCTCGTTTTCGTTTTAAATCTTCACCATGAACTTCTAGATTTCTTTTTAAACACCATAAAAGGACCTGTTTCAAGCGCTGAACATCGGACAAATTCTCATCTAAATGCTTAGAAAAGTCGCGTGCATCCACATCAGAATGAGGGTCGGCTAAATATCCATTACCAATATTGCTTAGCCTCTTACCTCTATTGCTGAGACTGCTACGTCGTTTCCCAGTCGTGGTCTGATTACGGAGCTTTTGATTCCGTCGTATCACTGGTGTTTCTTGGTCATGAAGCAATACTTGTGTGGTCGAAGTACGTCCAGCAATTGAATCATCGTATGACCCGGGTTGAGAATCATGATTGTCGCTACTGGGTATGGAGGGCGGTGGAGTAGCTATCGCCGAGCCGCTCGTCGTGTCTCTAGGTCGCATTTTAGACAATTTTTGTCGTTTGTCGCTATCCTTTGAGTGCGCATGGTCGTGTTCTCGTTGTGAcctctttttctgtttctcaTTTTCCTTTGAAGAATGTGCTGAATGTTTCTGTGATGAGCTTGATTTGGATGCTATCTTTTTAGCCTTTTCTGGTTCACTTCTAGATGAAGATATAGATTGCGACTTTGCCTGTTCCAAAGCTAGATGAACAGTTTCTTTTAAAGTAGTAACCTTTTTAGAGCTGCTAACAGGTTTTGCTGTAGATGAATTAAGACTTGATTCACTATCTAGCCTTTTAAACACAAATccatcatcttcctctCGACTGACAGATTTTCTTGGTCTACCGcgtttcttcttcggcGGGTTCGTAACTTCAACGTTGGAGGATGTCGTATGTGGCACGGGTTGTCCAGAAACATCTGATCCATTTGGGCCAGCGTCTGATTTCCTGGGCCGAGCCATTTCATGTATTAAATTTTTGGCTCGGCTGTGGGGAGTGGAGGTTTGCACAGCTAGTTCCTCAGCACAAACCACCTTTTCTGCgagtcaaaaaaatttcttcTCTGCAAAAAGGTACCATCTACCAAACCAGTCTTCCTCTGTCCGTATACTATCACTTTAAAGTTAGATGAACGCGAATTAGATGAATGTCAATGCAGGGCAGTTATTACCCAAGACGCGTCTTCGAGATGTTCGTGAAGATATACACAATCCGCAGATAACGAACAAAATCGACTGGTTACGGCACTATCATGTCCATCAGCCATTACGACTCCAGTGCGGCGCTGCATCTGCACCCCGTAACCGACCGATGAGCTCAGACCAGGCGATAACGGAAACTGGCCCTACCTATGGTCACTACAGGAAGGGTCGCCCGGAACTAGAGGCCTGTCTGGCTCTTTTCACACATATCTTGACGTGTTAGCCTTTTCAACAGGGTAGGTGGtgtctccggcggctggggctccaccccagaccctggttgctcctgcttgGTAGGAGTGATTGGGAacgacgtaacgactccAGCGGATCGAGAGAAGCCACAGGGTCTGGGcacagcaccagctgctggaggcATCAGAGCCCGTACAATTTATCTCCCAACCAAACTGCCTAGTACTTAACCTCCGTGGTAAGGTTTACAGTGTAGCTGTAAGGTAAAGATTTAGACGGAATTCAAGCTCTTAACGGACTCCGAAGTACTGTTGGGATTACATGGGGTTATATGTTCATTTTCTGGTATAATCACATGCTACTAGAAGCTCTCTGTCTGACAGGCATGGGGCATTAGCATACCCGTTGAATCCTGCATACAATGGGGGACACAATAGCAATATTGCATGTTAGTTTGTGGAGGAACCTGATGTTCCAATTTAACTGCTGGTCCTGCAAACTTAGACCTGTAACTACATCCATACTCTATCCTTCCTTTAAGAACACTTGCTGACCGACATTCAAATGAGGATCTGGGTAATTTACAAGCAGCTGTCCACAGGCCGTGAACCTTTGAGCTGGGGTACATACGGAATTGGACCTGCCTATATGGGAAACATACCCTCAGCCTTATCACATGCTCATCATGTTGGGATCTATTGCATCTCACCAGAAAAAGGAATGAGAGAATGGCCACCGAACTTTATCTTAGGTAGACACTAAAAGTGCCCAAACGGGATATGAACTGAAAGAGAAATATGGTGGTGGGTGTTCGGCTTGAACTACCTCGTGACAAAGCGCCCGAGTAGATCAGACCTAACTCTATTAAATTTGCTGGAAATAGTTGACGTTTGCTTCATGAAATTTTTTCTGGTCCCGAAGCTAACATTGTCGCCGGTTGAAGCTTGTTCTCATTTTTTGGTGAATTCGGGTGAAAACTAGTGTATTAGCAAATAAACTATTTCTTGAATGTTTGGTATCTTGGCTTACAATTAAATATTTGAGAATTTCCAGTAACAGTAGGGACTCTGAAATCTTGGATACTGACTTATTACCGATAAATCGACTAAGTTTTGAGCCGTTAGGTGTCAGGTTGCAAAcaagattttatttttggatttgttcttcttcttcatcaactaAAAAGCTATCAGATATTACTTTGTTAACCTCATTATAACCCACTTCACATCTACCCGGAGCTTTAAAAATGTCGTTCAAATTCAACTGGTCTTTTTTTAACAAAGACTCGCTGCTCGATCAGACATCGGAAGTGTTTAAAGTAGCCATGAATAAAGGAATAAAGccagatattattattggtgATATGGCTGTTGATAAGTTCGAGCTTGGCACTGTTCCTCCAAGTCTGGAAATCCTTGAAATTGGTGATCTTGCTGAAGATAAATTTAGAGGTATTTTCAAACTGGAATATGCTGGAGATGCGTCTCTTTCGATTAAGACCCAGGTTCAGGCTAATCCCCTTGCACTGTTGAATGCGCAGTCATGTCGACTTCGTGGTGCTTTTCCAAAAattgttggtgctgcttgCCCTTTAGAACTTCCGTTgagtatatttatttccgAATTTAAGCTGTCTGCAATAGTGATTATAGTATTCTCTATGGCAAGAGGCTTGACCCTTGTATTTCAGAATGATCCTCTGGAGTCTGTTAAAGTGAGCTCAACATTTGACTCGTTGCCAGGTATTGCTGAGTTCTTGCAACAGGAGGTAGAGGCAAGGTTAAGAGAATCTTTACGAGATGATATCCCTGAAGTTCTCCATAAATTAAGTCAAGAAAAATTAGTGTCATCTAATCGTTCTGAAGGTATGAAAGAGCTTATGACGCATCTTCAACACACTCCACACTCACATCGGTATTCTAATGCTTTTGCTTTCACCAATGACTCGTCCCCAATTCCTGACTTGTTTCACGGTTCAGATGAGACGGTAAATGGGCTGCATGATCTGGATGCCAGTCATTCTACCTTGAGTATAAGAGCTGACTCCATGATTCCAGACTGTGTTACAAGATCGACGCTAGCATCCTTTGAGGAAGACCTGAAGGCAAAAGCAGCTATGGAAGAGGATGCCCAAAGATTAAAATATCAGGCAAGACACAAAGGAAGCAGAAGGTATAGTTCTACTAGCTCATCAACATCTTTAAGTGAGCTCGGTGCAATGTCGCCCATTATGGATGCTTATCCTCGACTCTATCGTGACGTGCGTCCTAAAAAGAGGGTAATCAAGCTGTCCAAGACAAATTCTACCATATCAGAACCGTCAACTATTTCACCATCAACACAATTAGAATCTCCCAATATCACAGCTTCTACCTCCACACATTGTACACCCGCATCGCCCCAATCCCCGCCATCAAGAAGCACACCTGAAATGTCCCCATTGCATAGTAACAAAGGCTCGCCACGAGAACGGGGTCGACCAAAGCGCCGCGAATTATCCTTTGCATCCATAAGGAGCCCATCGCCAATAGACCTTGACTTCAGAGCTGTCCTAGAGaaacaaaagcaaaaagagaATCTTAGTTTTACACTTAATGGAGCATCTGAGAAGACATTATCAAAGTGGGCCATAAATAATCAGCATCAAATTTTTGCACCGCCAAAATATGAAGAGTTGAGGGAAGACTTGTAATAAACAGATATAATAGGAATAATGACTTAATGACTTAATGAAATAAtgacaatattttttataacCTGACGGATGAGATCtatttcaataaataatgtatATATGCTTAATTGTCATCTAAAATCGCTTCTATTAGCTTATTCGCCTTGACCCTGGCTTTTTCCTGCTCCTCGCTGCTTTTTGTATCGTCTATGGCAGAAATCGGCTTTATCTGACCCAAGATCCAAGCTTCTTTCAAACTACGGGTGACGAACAGCAAGTCCTCAGCAGCACGTACCTAAATGTCAGTATACCAGCAATTGCATTGATGGGTAGTTCAACTTACTACCGTTGTAGCATTAGCTTCGATTTGAAAACTCTCACCAGCGATGGATCCTCGGTCACTTCCAGAGTTCTGTCCTTTTGTTAGCAGTGCCTTAAGATCAGAATACATACCACCTCACTTACTCCTGCCAAATCTACAATCTCTGAAAACTTTGAGACGAGTCTGTCAGTTGCACTATCAATACGATCGAGCAAAACTCCAGTCCTCTGAGGTATCTGTTGAACCGGTTTTGACATAATGAATCTTGAGGTTAGGTGGAGAAATAACGTCAATTAATGATGAACTTCAACATGTGAAGAGTCTGTGTCACGTGACACAACTATTTCCAAGTCGAAATATATCTCACTCAATAGACTATCAAGATTATAAAGTCAAACGCATTCTCAACTGactcaaaaatattttagaTTCTAGGTTGGTCGATTCTTTAATGATTTGATTTAATGATAGGGACAATGCCCTTGAAGAAATATCGCATCCTGGGGACATGAAGGCAGGTTGGTCGGTATGATTGTCTTTAGAAAAATCACAgctttataaataaaatctTGAGACAAGGTTATATATTAGTATCGCTTTGTTCGCCTGACGGATATTGCGATTGCAATACTCAGGTATTTAAGGTTGCATGCATGCTGCAACGCATGTTGGCTCAATATCCCCTGAATCCTTTGTTCAACATGTAAAGTTAATTACAATAAAGTTAAAAAAATCCCATACAATTACAAAGTGGTTTGTATATCTCAATAGCTGTGGTGACCTCACCTAATATGACTCTCTCGCTGCCGTTACTCTCAAAAACAattctgctgttgtcaagTAGACCGTTTTACCCTGTTGATTTATACTGGGATATTTTACTTAAgcttttatatatttaacCTTAAGAAATTACCTTGAATCGTCTATAAGAAGGGAAGAGTTGAACTGCCCTGGGTCAATTCAACAAACAACGAAGATGCTCCCAAAGTTATACCTCATATTTCTATCAGCAACCGCCGCTGCGGCCACCCAATATCATAGGCACCATTCCCACCCCTCTAGCAAAGCAGTTTACTTGGAAGACACTGGCAGAGTCATTAATGCCATGGTTAACGATTTTAGAAGAAGTGGAGACAATCCTAGTTCTGCCGCTGTCACCAGCTTTATagttgatgttgatgaacAACTCCAAAATATGATGGAAATAATGAACGAAGGCAATTCAGAAGAAGGAATTTCCATTGACAATATTGTAGTTCCTACTTTCCAGGTTCTGGATGAAGGGTTCCAAATGGTCATAGATAATGTTGCCAGTACTGTACGTCATCCCAACTACATGCCTGCTCTTTACTCACTGTCTGTCTCGTTGTCCAGAGCTTCAGATCTCGCTGCTAAGTTGGATATGAAACAtcacaaaaataaactagGCTTTCTCAAAGATCAAGTAGTTGTTATGTCAAAGCGTCCTAAAACTTCCACATTGTTTCGCAAGAGGGATAGGGATCCCATAAATCAAGCTGCAGAGGAAATAACCTCTGCCAAACAGGAAATTGACACTTTAGTTAGCTGGCTTAAGTCACAGTCGAAGCCATCAGATAGAAATATTGTAATGGAATACAGCAAATCTTTGGAGAACATATTCAATGATGCCGAAAAGAGTGCTTCGGATGCAATGGATGGCTCAGGTAAAAACCCCTCTACAGTTAATTCGGCCCTACTTGGACCCTTATTCCAATCGGCAGGAGGCGCTGTTGAAATCCTAACTAACGTTCTTACTTCTACCCCTCTTGATAAACCACTTTCGGACCAACTAGTTCTGATTTCAAAGCAAGTAGATAAGCTCTCAACACTAGCAAATGCTTACGATTTAAGTCAGCAttcaagtcaattgactcgtATGGCAACAAAGCTAAGAAATATATCGACTGGAGCGGTTCATACCAAAAATACTGACAAAGTTGCAAGACAATTGGACCTCATGGGTGGAATCAACGCTGGAATGATAAATGCAAGACAGAGAATTGATAACGTCAAAAATGATTTGCAACATGGCGGCAATCATATTACCGAGGATGTTATGGTGAACGCAATTACCGGTTTAGATGGTCAAGTTGACAATCTAATTGGAATGGTCGCTAGTGCACTAGCACCCGATACTGGCGGCCTCTCTCTTGTTGTGGAAGGTGCCATCCTTGGTCCGACTTTTCAATCATTGACTGACGGAGTAGAGGTGCTGATTGGTAAAGTCGGAGCTGTAGCTGACATTGCAGTGGTGCCAGTAACCCATCTTTTAGCGTCAAATTTGCAAAATGTAGCCCAGATTTCAGGCGACTATGGAATGTCCCAGTTTCAAGAAAAATTTACCCAACAAAGCCAACAGCTTACTCACGCCGCCGTCTTGGGCCAAAAGGCAGCATTACACAAGCTTCCCGTGTCCCAATCATGACCCTGGAGGTCATGGCCGTTCTGTTGCGAACAAGAACAGATGTTTCCTACATAAATACAGTGTTTACAAAatgtttttatttatcacAATTCTTTATAATGCAAAATACATAGTAATGCCGAAGCTAATGCTCTAAGTTCTCCAATTGGCGACTaactaaataaatatcatcacGGGCCTTCGTAACCCATAATTTTATTGCCGTTCTAACGCTATAAATCGCTAGATCAAGGGCGATCCAAACGACAAGCACTGGATAGCAGAACACGTACATCCGAGCCTGTGTTTCTGGTGAGACGTCATGATACCAGATTTTAAGCAATGCCCAACATAAAAAGGGAGGGCAAATAGCAGCCAAACCCAGAATCGACATTAACGGCAGTAGTAACTTAGTAGCGGCCATCGGATTCTGGTAACCAATCCACCCATTTTCGGACAGCGCTCTAAAACTACGTGCCAATGACGAGTTTGGTGCGTGTTGCATCACAACATTCTTTGCCAATAAGATAGAAAGTACACCACTTATGAACTTCGTCAACATAGACTTAGAATAAACAATCTCTGACGAGAGAACATGATatagtggtgatgatatgTATAGATCAAGGATGCCACCAATAGCTGTAGGAACTACTAAGCATACCAAGATACTAAACAGAAGCTTAAACAAATGAACAATTCCAGACGCAGCTTCTGATGACGCGAGCGGTGACTGTCGGAGCTGATTATATTCGTTTAGGAACTTTTCCTTTACGCGGTCCCAGTTGTCAGCTgtataaaacaaaatgaacaGTGGGATAGATCCCAAAATAAATTGAAAAACGTCACACATATCTTTAAAAATAGGGTGCAATAAAAATTGTGACATAACATGCCCTGTATAGATGGGAATAAGGATCATACTCATAACAACTAATGCACCATATCCCCAAATACAGCAAAGCAAAAGAGCAATTCTAATCCTGAAGTGCGGCGGTCTGTACACTACGGAATATTTTTCCAGTTCGTTGGATTCTGATCCCTCTTCGACTCCATCCAATCTTACATCGTCCTTAGTTACCGGTATAAAGAGGttcagtttctttttggagGAGATGCTGTCAGTATCTGGTGCGCGAACAAATCCACCATCCTTCACAAAGTATGCCCCATCCCATTTACCATTCTTCGCAATGTCATCTATAGTAACTGGTCGGGAGTAGTCTGGTTTACTGGACATAAACCAAGCTGCAATACTTCCATAATGAACTGTGCCTTGCTCTTGAGGGACAGGTTTGTTGAGTATGAAGGATGATAATCGTAAATACGAACAGGATGATTCGAAAGCGTATGCCCATATCTTGCGCATCACACTCAAATTTCTAACGGTTCGGATAAAGATAGGGAGCGTAAGGAAATAGGCAGCGCAAAATGGTATCATTATCACAATATGCTCCCGAGTAGTCGATACAAATGAAACGGGGAGGAATTCGACGTTCAAGTATCTCAAGGTATAAATCACTCCTCCTAGACAAAGAACTATCAATGCACCATAAATCAAAGCAGAGAGCCCAATTTTTGCCAATTGTGACATTAATCCCCTATCAAGAACATCTTTGATGGGGTGGAAATTAGGGTCGTTAGGATCCCGAACAAAATAGAGCACTCCAGGTCTCATGATTTTGCGACAAAGGGATACAAACATTGCAAAAATGAACATATAACATGTTCCCAAAGCCCAATGAAGTATTGTACTAATAACCGGGTATTTGACAGCAAAATTGACTTGGTCAGCAATTGAAGCCGTTTCAAATAATGGCAATAATGAGAAGtctaataataatccaCAAAATATGGGAAAAAGTACCAATTCAATTCCAATGACAGTGATAACTTTACAAATAGCCCCCATTTCTTTCAAGACTCTCAACATATCCCTTCCAGTACGTGAAGCCGTAAGATTGGAGTTCGAAATAAATGCAGCCAGAAAGGTACCCGAAATACTGTAGCCCAAGAAAGTGAGAAGCAACCTAGAAGTAATGCTTGCTCTGATCATGATTGAACTGTTCACACTACTAGGTATGCCATTAATTAGATTAAAGGTGAGGTCTTTTACAGCTTCGTGAAATTTGACGAGAGAAAAATCAGGATTCGAAGCCAATATTCTCGTATCAATAAAAGAAGCAAAGACAAAGAATATGTTGTTAACCCAAGTGACCTGTGATTCTAGTGTTTGTTTGTAAAACTTCAATATTGGGGATACACTTTCACCGAGAAGTATGACCACAAGTCTTCCTGTCGCATACGGTAAAAGATAGAGACAAGCTAAGGCAATGGCTGAAAGAACAGTTGCGGCTGCACACGTCGCAAAGGCGTTCACAATAGGGCCCTTGAGGCCAATTATATCACGGATACCTTCAACCTCACCCACTTCTCCCAGATCTTCAGGTTCATCGTCGACTCcgccaaaaaagaaatcatctTCACGAACATTCACTGGTAATGCAAAATCTTGCGGACGATGTATTCGGCCATCCCTGCCGTTAGCATTATCATTGGCAAtggcattggcattttCAACATTCTGGTCTCTACCCTCAAGGGCTACGTTTTCTCCATTAGCTCTTTCAGCTTGGGGAGCGTCGAAAGCTCCGAAGTCAGCTCTCAGTCTGTCTAGCTCAATGTCAAGTGGGTTCTCATCAACTGCTCTGACTGCTTCTATACGAGGATTTGGAATCCGCAGTTGAGGTACCATCTGggcattattattatgaatGGCATTTGCGATGTTTCCAACGGGCGCATTTCCAGCCATTTGTAGGTCGCGTACAAATGCATCATTGAGAAGGATCCATTCTCTAACAATCATTACGACAAAAGCGCAAAATATCAGGAAACAGATCAAAACCTCGCCTTCCAATATGAGTGTGACTACAATCTTGGCTTCTGGTCGCCACTTTCTAATCAGA
This window harbors:
- the SSM4 gene encoding E3 ubiquitin-protein ligase SSM4 (Ubiquitin-protein ligase involved in ER-associated protein degradation; located in the ER/nuclear envelope; ssm4 mutation suppresses mRNA instability caused by an rna14 mutation; GO_component: GO:0000837 - Doa10p ubiquitin ligase complex [Evidence IDA] [PMID 16873066]; GO_component: GO:0005783 - endoplasmic reticulum [Evidence IEA]; GO_component: GO:0005789 - endoplasmic reticulum membrane [Evidence IEA]; GO_component: GO:0030176 - integral component of endoplasmic reticulum membrane [Evidence IDA] [PMID 11641273]; GO_component: GO:0016021 - integral component of membrane [Evidence IEA]; GO_component: GO:0016021 - integral component of membrane [Evidence ISM] [PMID 12192589]; GO_component: GO:0016020 - membrane [Evidence IEA]; GO_component: GO:0005635 - nuclear envelope [Evidence IDA] [PMID 11641273]; GO_component: GO:0005637 - nuclear inner membrane [Evidence IEA]; GO_component: GO:0005637 - nuclear inner membrane [Evidence IDA] [PMID 17051211]; GO_component: GO:0005634 - nucleus [Evidence IEA]; GO_function: GO:0016874 - ligase activity [Evidence IEA]; GO_function: GO:0046872 - metal ion binding [Evidence IEA]; GO_function: GO:0004842 - ubiquitin-protein transferase activity [Evidence IDA] [PMID 11641273]; GO_function: GO:0008270 - zinc ion binding [Evidence IEA]; GO_process: GO:0030433 - ER-associated ubiquitin-dependent protein catabolic process [Evidence IMP] [PMID 11641273]; GO_process: GO:0030433 - ER-associated ubiquitin-dependent protein catabolic process [Evidence IMP] [PMID 15252059]; GO_process: GO:0016567 - protein ubiquitination [Evidence IEA]), which translates into the protein MIVREWILLNDAFVRDLQMAGNAPVGNIANAIHNNNAQMVPQLRIPNPRIEAVRAVDENPLDIELDRLRADFGAFDAPQAERANGENVALEGRDQNVENANAIANDNANGRDGRIHRPQDFALPVNVREDDFFFGGVDDEPEDLGEVGEVEGIRDIIGLKGPIVNAFATCAAATVLSAIALACLYLLPYATGRLVVILLGESVSPILKFYKQTLESQVTWVNNIFFVFASFIDTRILASNPDFSLVKFHEAVKDLTFNLINGIPSSVNSSIMIRASITSRLLLTFLGYSISGTFLAAFISNSNLTASRTGRDMLRVLKEMGAICKVITVIGIELVLFPIFCGLLLDFSLLPLFETASIADQVNFAVKYPVISTILHWALGTCYMFIFAMFVSLCRKIMRPGVLYFVRDPNDPNFHPIKDVLDRGLMSQLAKIGLSALIYGALIVLCLGGVIYTLRYLNVEFLPVSFVSTTREHIVIMIPFCAAYFLTLPIFIRTVRNLSVMRKIWAYAFESSCSYLRLSSFILNKPVPQEQGTVHYGSIAAWFMSSKPDYSRPVTIDDIAKNGKWDGAYFVKDGGFVRAPDTDSISSKKKLNLFIPVTKDDVRLDGVEEGSESNELEKYSVVYRPPHFRIRIALLLCCIWGYGALVVMSMILIPIYTGHVMSQFLLHPIFKDMCDVFQFILGSIPLFILFYTADNWDRVKEKFLNEYNQLRQSPLASSEAASGIVHLFKLLFSILVCLVVPTAIGGILDLYISSPLYHVLSSEIVYSKSMLTKFISGVLSILLAKNVVMQHAPNSSLARSFRALSENGWIGYQNPMAATKLLLPLMSILGLAAICPPFLCWALLKIWYHDVSPETQARMYVFCYPVLVVWIALDLAIYSVRTAIKLWVTKARDDIYLVSRQLENLEH